In Chiloscyllium punctatum isolate Juve2018m chromosome X, sChiPun1.3, whole genome shotgun sequence, the following are encoded in one genomic region:
- the LOC140471109 gene encoding keratin, type II cytoskeletal 8-like, with amino-acid sequence MTSHTIITTSSSSSRKSGGLGTRGSMYGSGISSNLNRLGSGGISQSSRRAQSVVLGPTQRISASRFSTGSRMSGIGSSRISGMGVGLGGRMGLGGMSSQGLIQRTAALDLNAPLPQIDTSQNVIRLQESQQLQGLNDQFVDFLHKVRHLEQVNTQLSIKLKLLQDQGEYKSNIENMFQSYIDNLRNQLDTLRQEKERFDAELLQMQGLVEDYKSRYEDEINKRTEMENEFVLVKKDVDDSYMSKVELEAKLEALTDEIEFLRTIYEEELRELQAQIQNTCVNVQLEGGPRLNVQELLDIARKQYEACAQQSREDAEVWKRTKMQELSMAAGQGGDDINALKVEIKQTTDQIRRMNADIDNLKKERVRLEEGIREAEDRGEMSLKDCKLRISELEEAILKAQHELSAQCKEYERLMSIKLALDIEIGTYMKLLETEESRMACGVKTLNIQQVQSHGDFSSFGGMSSGITPFVSANAYETSMTSSSSMKAPLFVKKTEVVDGMTVSSSVTPLK; translated from the exons ATGACATCgcacaccatcatcaccaccagcAGCAGCTCCAGCAGGAAGAGCGGAGGGTTAGGAACTAGAGGGAGCATGTATGGATCCGGGATTTCCTCCAACCTCAATCGGTTGGGAAGCGGAGGGATTTCTCAATCATCCAGGCGGGCCCAAAGTGTTGTCCTGGGACCAACACAGAGGATCTCAGCCTCCAGGTTCTCCACTGGCTCTCGGATGTCCGGCATCGGCAGCAGCAGAATAAGTGGAATGGGAGTGGGCCTCGGGGGCAGGATGGGCCTCGGGGGAATGAGTTCCCAGGGGCTGATCCAGAGAACCGCTGCCCTGGACCTGAACGCGCCTTTACCCCAAATCGACACCAGCCAGAACGTTATCCGCTTGCAGGAGAGCCAGCAGCTCCAGGGACTCAACGACCAATTCGTTGATTTCCTTCACAAG GTTCGGCACTTGGAACAGGTCAATACTCAGCTGAGTATCAAACTGAAACTTCTGCAGGATCAAGGCGAATACAAATCCAACATCGAGAACATGTTCCAGTCCTACATTGATAATCTGAGGAACCAACTGGATACACTTCGCCAGGAGAAGGAGAGGTTCGATGCTGAACTGCTCCAAATGCAAGGTCTGGTCGaggactacaagagcag ATACGAAGATGAGATCAACAAACGCACAGAAATGGAGAATGAGTTTGTCCTGGTCAAGAAG GATGTCGATGACTCGTACATGAGCAAGGTGGAGCTGGAAGCGAAACTGGAAGCCCTGACCGATGAAATTGAATTCCTGCGGACTATCTATGAGGAG GAACTCCGGGAGCTCCAGGCCCAGATTCAGAATACATGTGTCAACGTGCAATTGGAGGGTGGTCCGAGGCTCAATGTGCAGGAGCTCTTGGACATCGCCAGGAAACAGTATGAAGCTTGTGCCCAGCAAAGCCGCGAAGATGCGGAAGTTTGGAAACGGACCAAG ATGCAGGAACTGTCCATGGCGGCTGGACAAGGTGGCGATGATATCAATGCACTGAAGGTCGAGATAAAGCAGACAACAGATCAGATCCGGAGAATGAATGCAGACATTGATAACCTGAAAAAAGAG CGTGTGAGACTGGAGGAAGGAATCCGGGAAGCGGAGGACCGCGGTGAGATGTCTCTGAAAGATTGTAAGCTTCGGATTTCGGAACTGGAAGAAGCCATTCTCAAAGCTCAGCATGAGCTTTCCGCACAATGCAAGGAATACGAACGGCTGATGTCCATTAAGCTTGCATTGGACATTGAAATTGGCACCTACATGAAACTACTGGAGACAGAAGAGTCGAG GATGGCATGTGGGGTAAAAACCCTCAACATCCAGCAAGTACAGAGTCATG GTGATTTTTCATCATTTGGTGGAATGTCATCTGGAATTACTCCATTTGTGAGTGCTAATGCATATGAAACCTCCATGACCTCTTCATCAAGCATGAAAGCTCCTCTGTTTGTGAAGAAAACTGAGGTGGTGGATGGAATGACAGtttcttcatctgtcactccCTTGAAATAG